One Cellulomonas sp. NS3 genomic region harbors:
- a CDS encoding glycoside hydrolase family 26 protein produces MFSDYPFKFTRRHRVLASVITVSLLAVGAIALLSPQGQYVWNGPSATEVALQTEQARSRDLSSQLEEMEAKLSAPRPQVGDTVQLARAEDLKKQITELEAKLVQTQQELGRAEAEAAEQKDAANLVNGTLKATRERQNAATKVATAQIADLKKQLGELTYKVQNPKGHQAPPVTASMTKADIIAASQLFGLYTTQSPFDYGEFNGVQAAVNRDADVSGYFQSWDTDFRPDAVQQAWSRGQIPLLTWESQSQVGAISAEAPEYSLGSIINGQHDEYLRKYARDIAATGLPLVLRFNHEMNGTWYPWSEVRGWDGKSINGNKKGEYVQMWRHVHDIFTQEGANQYVAWLWAPNRVNKIPSQPDPVNFYPGDEYVDWIGMSGYYRPGDPEPTFDNTYGQTLPLLRAASSTRPIFLAEIGATEEGGHKVEWITSLFEGLARPENADINGFGWFSLAVTSGGEGEGRTTNDWRLDSSAPSLRAAEAGLAATGFGKLRE; encoded by the coding sequence ATGTTTTCCGACTATCCGTTCAAGTTCACGCGCCGCCATCGCGTGCTCGCTTCTGTGATCACCGTCTCACTTCTTGCCGTCGGCGCCATTGCGCTGCTGTCCCCGCAGGGCCAGTACGTGTGGAACGGGCCGAGCGCGACCGAGGTGGCCCTCCAGACCGAGCAGGCGCGCTCGCGCGACCTCAGCTCCCAGCTCGAGGAGATGGAGGCGAAGCTCAGCGCGCCGCGGCCCCAGGTCGGCGACACGGTCCAGCTCGCCCGCGCGGAGGACCTGAAGAAGCAGATCACCGAGCTCGAGGCGAAGCTCGTGCAGACGCAGCAGGAGCTCGGTCGCGCGGAGGCCGAGGCGGCGGAGCAGAAGGACGCCGCGAACCTCGTCAACGGCACGCTCAAGGCCACGCGCGAGCGCCAGAACGCCGCGACCAAGGTCGCGACCGCGCAGATCGCGGACCTCAAGAAGCAGCTCGGTGAGCTCACCTACAAGGTGCAGAACCCCAAGGGCCACCAGGCGCCCCCGGTCACCGCGTCGATGACCAAGGCGGACATCATCGCGGCGAGCCAGCTCTTCGGCCTCTACACGACGCAGAGCCCGTTCGACTACGGCGAGTTCAACGGCGTGCAGGCGGCCGTGAACCGCGACGCCGACGTCAGCGGCTACTTCCAGTCGTGGGACACCGACTTCCGTCCGGACGCCGTCCAGCAGGCGTGGAGCCGCGGCCAGATCCCGCTGCTCACGTGGGAGAGCCAGAGCCAGGTCGGTGCCATCTCTGCGGAGGCGCCCGAGTACTCGCTCGGCTCGATCATCAACGGCCAGCACGACGAGTACCTGCGCAAGTACGCCCGCGACATCGCCGCGACCGGCCTCCCGCTCGTCCTGCGCTTCAACCACGAGATGAACGGGACCTGGTACCCGTGGTCCGAGGTCCGCGGGTGGGACGGCAAGAGCATCAACGGGAACAAGAAGGGCGAGTACGTGCAGATGTGGCGGCACGTGCACGACATCTTCACGCAGGAGGGCGCGAACCAGTACGTCGCGTGGCTCTGGGCCCCGAACCGCGTCAACAAGATCCCGAGCCAGCCCGACCCGGTGAACTTCTACCCCGGTGACGAGTACGTCGACTGGATCGGCATGTCGGGCTACTACCGCCCGGGCGACCCGGAGCCGACGTTCGACAACACCTACGGCCAGACGCTCCCGCTGCTGCGTGCCGCGTCCTCGACCAGGCCGATCTTCCTCGCGGAGATCGGGGCGACCGAGGAGGGTGGCCACAAGGTCGAGTGGATCACCAGCCTCTTCGAGGGTCTCGCCAGGCCCGAGAACGCCGACATCAACGGCTTCGGCTGGTTCAGCCTCGCCGTGACGTCCGGTGGCGAGGGCGAGGGGCGCACGACGAACGACTGGCGGCTCGACTCGTCCGCACCGTCGCTGCGCGCCGCCGAGGCGGGGCTGGCGGCCACGGGGTTCGGCAAGCTGCGCGAGTGA
- a CDS encoding HNH endonuclease, translating into MSVEGRHQPGAAERLRLALDRDGARCVWCGRPFAGLVAPTREHLVPRAKGGPSWLENEVAACRRCNAERGHRSAVEWLEECERRGWASDVAAVDRSLTALLDAIARRGGNRRARLYAEAQRRRLRRR; encoded by the coding sequence ATGAGCGTCGAGGGCCGCCACCAGCCGGGCGCCGCCGAGCGCCTGCGGCTCGCGCTCGACCGGGACGGCGCCCGTTGCGTGTGGTGCGGCCGGCCGTTCGCCGGGCTGGTCGCGCCGACCCGCGAGCACCTCGTGCCGCGCGCCAAGGGCGGGCCGTCGTGGCTCGAGAACGAGGTCGCGGCGTGCCGGCGGTGCAACGCCGAGCGCGGGCACCGGTCGGCCGTCGAGTGGCTCGAGGAGTGCGAGCGGCGCGGCTGGGCCTCGGACGTCGCGGCGGTCGACCGCTCGCTGACCGCGCTGCTCGACGCGATCGCGCGCCGGGGCGGCAACCGCCGGGCCCGGCTGTACGCGGAGGCGCAGCGCCGCCGGCTCCGGCGCCGCTGA
- a CDS encoding VOC family protein — MTSVISHTTVDSRDAYAMSVFWADVLGFHDDPEDPNEPGHEECGIWSPDGTQKLLFVEVPDDKVVKNRVHLDLEPAEGSRDDELARLLGLGARQVADLRRPDGGGWVVLADPEGNEFCILRNRAERSA, encoded by the coding sequence ATGACCTCCGTGATCTCGCACACCACCGTCGACAGCCGGGACGCCTACGCCATGTCCGTGTTCTGGGCCGACGTGCTCGGCTTCCACGACGATCCCGAGGACCCCAATGAGCCCGGCCACGAGGAGTGCGGCATCTGGTCGCCGGACGGCACGCAGAAGCTCCTGTTCGTGGAGGTGCCCGACGACAAGGTGGTGAAGAACCGGGTCCACCTCGACCTCGAGCCCGCGGAGGGGTCTCGGGACGACGAGCTCGCGCGGCTCCTCGGCCTCGGCGCCCGCCAGGTCGCCGACCTGCGCCGCCCCGACGGTGGCGGGTGGGTCGTCCTCGCCGACCCGGAGGGCAACGAGTTCTGCATCCTGCGCAACCGGGCGGAACGCTCCGCCTGA